In the Aromatoleum bremense genome, one interval contains:
- the clpS gene encoding ATP-dependent Clp protease adapter ClpS, with protein sequence MATQKQDEFLLEAEQTRTKPPPLYKVLLLNDDFTPMDFVIVVLQKFFGMDRERATRVMLQVHREGMGVCGVFPKDVAATKVEQVVAFARQHQHPLACVMEEN encoded by the coding sequence ATGGCTACTCAAAAGCAGGACGAGTTTTTACTCGAGGCGGAGCAAACTCGCACCAAACCGCCGCCACTTTACAAGGTGCTACTGCTCAACGACGATTTCACGCCGATGGATTTCGTCATAGTCGTGCTGCAGAAATTTTTTGGCATGGACCGCGAACGGGCGACACGGGTCATGCTCCAAGTCCACAGAGAAGGCATGGGGGTGTGCGGCGTTTTTCCGAAGGACGTCGCCGCGACCAAGGTCGAACAGGTCGTCGCCTTTGCCCGGCAGCACCAGCATCCGCTGGCGTGCGTGATGGAGGAAAATTGA
- the aceA gene encoding isocitrate lyase → MTLTREQQIAAIEKDWAENPRWKGIKRNYTAADVVRLRGSIQPESTLASVGAEKLWNLVNNEPYVNCLGALTGGQAMQQVKAGIKAIYLSGWQVAADNNSYAAMYPDQSLYPVNSVPTVVERINNAFQRADQIQWSKNINKGDKGYVDYFAPIVADAEAGFGGVLNAFELMKAMIRAGAAGVHWEDQLASVKKCGHMGGKVLVPTAEAVQKLLAARLAADVMGVPTLVIARTDAEAADLLTSDYDANDKPFLTGERTAEGFYKTNKGLDQAISRAVAYAEYADLVWCETGTPDLEFARKFAEAVHAKHPGKMLAYNCSPSFNWKKNLDDATIAKFQRELGAMGYKYQFITLAGIHSMWYNMFDLAQDYAERGMSAYVEKVQEPEFAARDRGYTFVSHQQEVGTGYFDEVTTVIQGGTSSVTALTGSTEEEQFH, encoded by the coding sequence ATGACCCTGACCCGCGAACAGCAAATCGCCGCCATCGAGAAAGACTGGGCCGAAAACCCCCGCTGGAAAGGCATCAAGCGCAACTACACTGCCGCCGATGTCGTCCGCCTGCGCGGTTCCATCCAGCCCGAAAGCACCTTGGCGAGCGTCGGTGCAGAAAAGCTGTGGAACCTTGTGAACAACGAACCGTACGTCAATTGCCTCGGCGCGCTGACCGGTGGCCAGGCGATGCAGCAGGTCAAGGCCGGCATCAAGGCGATCTACCTGTCGGGCTGGCAGGTCGCGGCCGACAACAACTCGTACGCCGCGATGTACCCGGACCAGTCGCTGTACCCCGTCAACTCGGTGCCGACGGTGGTCGAGCGCATCAACAACGCCTTCCAGCGTGCCGACCAGATCCAGTGGTCGAAGAACATCAACAAGGGCGACAAGGGCTACGTCGACTACTTCGCGCCGATCGTTGCCGATGCCGAAGCCGGTTTCGGCGGCGTGCTGAACGCTTTCGAACTGATGAAGGCGATGATCCGTGCCGGCGCCGCGGGCGTGCACTGGGAAGACCAGCTCGCCTCGGTGAAGAAGTGCGGCCACATGGGCGGCAAGGTGCTGGTGCCGACCGCCGAAGCCGTGCAGAAGCTGCTCGCCGCCCGCCTCGCCGCGGACGTCATGGGCGTGCCGACGCTGGTGATCGCCCGTACCGACGCCGAAGCAGCCGACCTGCTGACCAGCGACTACGACGCGAATGACAAGCCCTTCCTGACCGGCGAGCGCACGGCTGAAGGCTTCTACAAGACCAACAAGGGGCTCGACCAGGCGATCTCCCGCGCGGTCGCCTATGCTGAGTATGCCGATCTGGTGTGGTGCGAAACCGGCACGCCGGATCTGGAGTTCGCGCGCAAATTCGCCGAAGCCGTGCATGCCAAGCACCCGGGCAAGATGCTGGCCTACAACTGCTCGCCGTCGTTCAACTGGAAGAAGAACCTCGACGATGCAACGATCGCCAAGTTCCAGCGCGAACTCGGCGCGATGGGCTACAAGTACCAGTTCATCACGTTGGCCGGTATCCATTCGATGTGGTACAACATGTTCGACCTCGCCCAGGACTATGCGGAGCGCGGCATGTCGGCTTACGTCGAGAAAGTCCAGGAACCCGAGTTCGCCGCGCGCGACCGTGGCTACACCTTCGTGTCACACCAGCAGGAAGTCGGCACGGGTTACTTCGACGAAGTGACGACGGTGATCCAGGGCGGCACCTCGAGCGTTACCGCGCTGACCGGTTCGACCGAAGAAGAACAGTTCCACTGA
- a CDS encoding response regulator yields MTTSHDHILIVDDDKEIRGLLADYLEKQGLRCTTAADGREMKAALERHRVDLIVLDIMMPGEDGLTLCRNLRAGGVHANLPVLILTARGEDMDRIVGLEMGADDYLAKPFVPRELYARIRAILRRARALPPNLEGSPADHAAQLHFAGWRLDTAGRHLIDQDGTIVPLSGAEHRMLMVFLTHPQRVLSRDQLMELTQGREADAFDRSIDLLVSRLRQRLRDNAREPAIIKTVRNEGYVLASTVSVAEPPAHS; encoded by the coding sequence ATGACCACCTCCCACGACCACATCCTCATCGTCGACGATGACAAAGAGATCCGCGGCCTGCTCGCCGACTACCTCGAAAAGCAGGGGCTGCGCTGCACCACCGCTGCCGACGGACGCGAGATGAAGGCCGCCCTCGAGCGCCACCGCGTCGACCTGATCGTGCTCGACATCATGATGCCGGGCGAGGACGGCCTGACGCTGTGCCGCAACCTGCGTGCCGGCGGCGTCCACGCAAACCTGCCGGTGCTGATACTCACCGCGCGCGGCGAAGACATGGACCGTATCGTCGGGCTGGAGATGGGCGCCGACGACTACCTGGCCAAACCGTTCGTGCCGCGCGAGCTCTACGCCCGCATCCGGGCGATCCTCCGCCGCGCCCGCGCGCTGCCGCCGAACCTCGAAGGCTCGCCCGCCGATCATGCGGCACAGCTGCACTTTGCCGGATGGCGGCTCGATACCGCGGGCCGGCACCTGATCGACCAGGACGGCACCATCGTCCCGCTGTCGGGGGCCGAGCATCGCATGCTGATGGTGTTCCTCACCCACCCGCAGCGCGTGCTCAGCCGGGATCAGCTGATGGAATTGACGCAGGGTCGCGAAGCTGACGCGTTCGATCGCTCGATCGACCTGCTCGTCAGCCGGCTGCGCCAGCGGCTGCGCGACAACGCGCGCGAGCCCGCAATCATCAAGACGGTGCGCAACGAAGGTTACGTGCTCGCGAGCACGGTCTCCGTCGCCGAGCCACCTGCCCACTCATGA
- a CDS encoding sensor histidine kinase, with amino-acid sequence MRYPWPRTLFARLMLIWLVGIALVLAVSLALFVSERDRHGRDVLFEGVAREIAAIVDVLDSLAPEQREDWIGTLGRRRLRLTLDVPPPDAQPQPEGSPLRKALNQALPEREVAVLERPRAHNDGHPHRPQPLASVRLADGAPLTVRLPGALFGTPPPLPPGSLVAALLALIAGVTLLSWLAVRIATRPLSRLAAAADALGADPNSPPIDTGGPVEVARAAHAFNQMQQRLQQHVGERTRILAAISHDLQTPITRLRLRAELIEDEAVRAKIQSDLDAMQALAKEGLDYARSLDVTAAAKAIDLNALVAALCEDAGDMGWQVTLAGRAGTPCHARLDALRRALWNLIENGVKFGGHVDVTIAETPEYFEIRVRDHGPGLPEAELEKVFEPFYRAEASRSRNTGGTGLGLAIARNLLRAQGGDVSLANRRDGGLEALVTLPHTSTRSSAAR; translated from the coding sequence ATGAGATATCCCTGGCCACGCACGCTGTTCGCGCGCCTGATGCTGATCTGGCTGGTTGGCATCGCGCTGGTGCTGGCGGTGAGCCTTGCGCTGTTCGTCAGCGAACGGGACCGGCATGGACGCGACGTGCTGTTCGAAGGCGTCGCGCGGGAGATCGCCGCGATCGTCGACGTGCTCGACAGCCTCGCACCCGAGCAGCGCGAGGACTGGATCGGGACTCTTGGCCGACGGCGCCTGCGGCTCACGCTCGACGTTCCGCCGCCCGACGCGCAGCCGCAGCCGGAGGGCTCTCCACTACGAAAAGCACTGAATCAGGCACTGCCCGAGCGCGAGGTGGCGGTCCTCGAGCGGCCTCGTGCGCACAACGACGGCCACCCGCACCGTCCACAACCGCTCGCCAGCGTACGCCTCGCTGACGGCGCACCGCTGACGGTCCGCCTGCCGGGAGCCCTGTTCGGGACCCCTCCGCCCCTGCCTCCCGGCAGTCTCGTTGCCGCGCTGCTGGCGCTGATCGCCGGCGTCACGCTGCTGTCGTGGCTCGCGGTGCGCATCGCGACGCGGCCGCTGTCGCGGCTCGCTGCCGCAGCCGATGCGCTCGGCGCAGATCCGAACAGCCCGCCCATCGACACCGGCGGTCCGGTCGAGGTCGCCCGTGCAGCGCACGCGTTCAACCAGATGCAGCAACGCCTGCAGCAGCATGTCGGCGAGCGCACCCGGATCCTGGCTGCGATCTCGCATGACCTGCAGACGCCGATCACACGCCTGCGGCTGCGCGCCGAGCTCATCGAGGACGAGGCGGTACGAGCGAAGATCCAGTCCGATCTCGACGCCATGCAGGCGCTCGCGAAGGAAGGCCTCGACTACGCGCGCAGCCTGGATGTGACCGCCGCCGCCAAGGCGATCGACCTCAACGCGCTGGTCGCGGCGCTGTGCGAGGACGCGGGCGACATGGGCTGGCAGGTGACGCTTGCAGGGCGGGCCGGGACGCCGTGCCACGCGCGCCTCGATGCGCTACGCCGCGCGCTGTGGAACCTGATCGAAAACGGCGTGAAGTTCGGCGGCCACGTCGACGTCACGATCGCCGAAACGCCGGAATATTTCGAGATCCGCGTGCGCGACCACGGCCCAGGCCTGCCGGAAGCAGAACTCGAAAAAGTGTTCGAACCTTTCTATCGTGCCGAAGCGTCACGCAGCCGAAACACTGGCGGCACCGGCCTCGGCCTTGCCATCGCGCGCAATCTGTTGCGCGCGCAGGGTGGTGACGTTTCGCTGGCGAACCGGCGCGACGGCGGACTCGAAGCGCTCGTGACGCTGCCGCACACGAGCACGCGCAGCAGCGCCGCACGCTGA
- a CDS encoding DMT family transporter, whose amino-acid sequence MTKVRAVALTAVAMLAFAANSVLCRLALQQEAIDAASFTVIRLLSGALALALLLGARGIPPARGGNWRSAFALFAYAAGFSFAYVSLPTGIGALLLFAAVQAMMILTGLVRGERLTMSQLVGLLFAFGGFVHLLSPGLSAPPLGGALLMVGAGIAWGVYSLRGRGIRDPLAATAGNFLRTVPMAIGLAMLGVGSVNIQSSGVLYAVLSGALASGSGYVVWYAALRGLSATGAATVQLSVPVIAALGGVLLLGEAVTMRLVLAAVAILGGVAIVLRGR is encoded by the coding sequence ATGACGAAAGTCCGCGCGGTAGCGCTGACAGCGGTCGCGATGCTCGCGTTCGCTGCGAACTCGGTGTTGTGCCGGCTCGCGCTGCAGCAGGAGGCGATCGACGCGGCGAGCTTCACCGTGATCCGTCTGCTGTCGGGCGCGCTGGCACTGGCGTTGCTGCTCGGCGCGCGCGGCATCCCGCCTGCGCGGGGCGGGAACTGGCGCTCCGCGTTCGCGTTGTTCGCGTATGCCGCCGGATTTTCGTTCGCGTACGTGTCCTTGCCGACCGGTATCGGCGCGCTGCTGCTGTTCGCGGCAGTGCAGGCGATGATGATCCTTACCGGGCTCGTGCGTGGTGAGCGGCTCACGATGTCGCAACTGGTCGGGCTGCTGTTCGCGTTCGGCGGGTTCGTCCATCTGCTGTCGCCGGGCCTGTCCGCTCCGCCGCTCGGCGGCGCGCTGCTGATGGTCGGCGCCGGTATCGCGTGGGGCGTCTATTCACTGCGCGGGCGCGGCATCCGAGACCCGCTCGCGGCGACCGCCGGAAACTTCCTGCGCACCGTGCCGATGGCGATTGGGCTGGCGATGCTCGGTGTCGGCAGCGTGAACATCCAGTCGTCCGGCGTGCTGTACGCGGTGCTGTCGGGTGCGTTGGCGTCCGGTTCGGGCTATGTCGTCTGGTACGCCGCGCTGCGCGGCCTCAGCGCGACCGGTGCGGCGACCGTGCAGCTCAGCGTGCCGGTGATCGCTGCGCTCGGCGGTGTGCTGCTGCTCGGGGAGGCCGTCACGATGCGGCTCGTGCTGGCCGCGGTGGCGATTCTCGGAGGCGTCGCGATCGTGCTGCGGGGGCGTTGA
- a CDS encoding glycerol-3-phosphate dehydrogenase/oxidase: MSAGGEEEGVRAAPDSFHAHGQSAAAERRLARAVLLDRLRRSQRWDVVVIGGGATGLGCAVDAAARGYSTLLVEACDFAKGTSSRATKLIHGGVRYLARGDLALVREALAERSRLLANAPHLVHPLRFVVPAYHWHDRARFGLGLGFYDLLAGIHGIERSRMLDAAATAAALPGLNPVGLRGGIAYWDAQFDDARLAIALMRTVFDLGGLALNYLPVDGLIIEAGSVRGVIARDAESGEVFRIAARVVINASGVWADAVRRFERPAARALVRPSQGVHVVVDRSFLSGDTALLVPETPDGRVLFVIPWQGKVLIGTTDTARPDLPLEPDALPGEVDFILATAARYLVPAPTRADVRSIFVGLRPLVGADEKTATHRLSREHCIEVSPGGLVTITGGKWTTYRRMAEETVDQACAVGMLPRRPAATAALRLHGATTGFSGDCYGSERAAVDLLPGATRRIQDGLTLTEAEVRHAARFELARGVEDVLARRHRALFLDAARAAAAAPAVATLLAEELGHDAQWCADEVARFRALAIRYGAPAGDCS, translated from the coding sequence ATGAGCGCAGGCGGTGAGGAGGAAGGCGTCCGTGCGGCGCCGGACAGTTTTCATGCGCACGGCCAATCCGCTGCGGCGGAGCGCCGACTTGCCCGCGCCGTGCTGCTCGATCGTTTGCGCCGGTCGCAGCGCTGGGACGTGGTCGTCATCGGCGGCGGTGCGACCGGGCTCGGATGCGCCGTCGATGCCGCCGCGCGCGGCTATTCGACGCTGCTCGTCGAAGCATGCGACTTCGCGAAAGGAACCAGTTCGCGCGCGACGAAGCTGATCCACGGCGGCGTGCGCTATCTTGCCCGGGGCGACCTCGCGCTGGTGCGCGAAGCGCTGGCCGAGCGTTCGCGGCTACTTGCGAACGCGCCTCACCTCGTTCATCCGCTGCGTTTCGTCGTGCCGGCCTACCACTGGCACGACCGGGCGCGGTTCGGGCTGGGACTCGGTTTTTACGATCTGCTTGCCGGCATTCACGGTATCGAACGCAGCCGGATGCTCGACGCGGCCGCCACTGCCGCGGCGCTGCCGGGTCTGAATCCCGTCGGGCTGAGAGGCGGGATCGCCTACTGGGACGCCCAGTTCGACGACGCGCGCCTGGCGATCGCGCTGATGCGGACGGTGTTCGACTTGGGCGGCCTGGCGCTCAACTACCTGCCGGTCGACGGTCTGATCATCGAAGCGGGCAGCGTTCGCGGGGTCATCGCGCGTGATGCGGAGAGCGGTGAGGTTTTCCGCATCGCTGCCCGCGTCGTCATCAACGCGAGCGGGGTATGGGCCGACGCGGTGCGGCGTTTCGAGCGTCCCGCGGCCCGCGCCCTGGTGCGCCCGAGCCAGGGTGTGCACGTCGTCGTCGACCGGAGTTTCCTCTCTGGCGATACCGCGCTGCTGGTGCCGGAGACCCCGGATGGACGCGTGCTGTTCGTCATTCCGTGGCAGGGCAAGGTCCTGATCGGGACCACCGATACAGCTCGCCCCGACCTTCCGCTGGAGCCCGACGCGCTGCCCGGTGAAGTGGATTTCATCCTCGCGACCGCGGCCCGCTATCTGGTGCCGGCGCCGACACGAGCCGATGTGCGCAGCATCTTCGTCGGCCTCCGGCCGCTCGTCGGTGCGGACGAGAAGACGGCGACGCACCGGCTGTCGCGCGAACACTGCATCGAGGTGTCGCCCGGCGGGCTGGTGACGATCACCGGCGGCAAATGGACGACGTACCGGCGGATGGCCGAGGAAACCGTCGACCAGGCCTGCGCCGTCGGTATGCTGCCGCGACGCCCCGCAGCGACCGCCGCGCTGCGCCTGCATGGTGCGACCACCGGCTTTTCCGGCGACTGCTACGGCAGCGAGCGGGCCGCCGTCGACCTGCTGCCCGGCGCCACGCGGCGCATACAGGACGGCCTGACGTTGACGGAGGCCGAGGTGCGCCATGCCGCGCGTTTTGAGCTCGCCCGCGGCGTCGAGGACGTGCTGGCGCGCCGGCATCGCGCGCTGTTTCTCGACGCCGCCCGCGCTGCCGCGGCGGCGCCGGCGGTCGCAACGCTGCTTGCCGAGGAACTCGGACACGATGCGCAGTGGTGCGCGGACGAAGTCGCACGCTTTCGCGCGTTGGCGATCCGCTATGGTGCGCCGGCTGGAGACTGCTCATGA
- the clpA gene encoding ATP-dependent Clp protease ATP-binding subunit ClpA, producing MIAQELEVSLHMAFVEARQKRHEFITVEHLLLALLDNPSAAEVLRACAANVDELRRELTTFINEHTPRVEGADEIDTQPTLGFQRVIQRAILHVQSSGKKEVTGANVLVAIFGEKDSHAVYFLQRQNISRLDVVNFISHGIAKAPQQGANAPGRNESEQGEQETETAQPGGALENYTQNLNQQALVGKIDPLIGRDRELERVIQTLCRRRKNNPLLVGEAGVGKTAIAEGLARRIIEGRIPEILEGAQVYALDMGALLAGTKYRGDFEQRLKAVLKQLRETQNAILFIDEIHTLIGAGAASGGTLDASNLLKPALSSGQLKCIGATTYSEFRQIFEKDHALSRRFQKVDVSEPSVAETVEILKGLKSRFEEHHNVKYSAAALSSAAELSARYINDRHLPDKAIDVIDEAGAAQRILPKSKQRKLIGKGEIEDIVAKIARIPPRSVSNDDKTALMNLERDLKNVVFGQEAAINALAKAIKMSRSGLGNPAKPIGSFLFSGPTGVGKTEVARQLAFTMGIELVRFDMSEYMERHAVSRLIGAPPGYVGFDQGGLLTEAITKKPHCVLLLDEIEKAHPDIYNILLQVMDHGTLTDNNGRQADFRNVILIMTTNAGAESMQKAVIGFSAKREAGDEMADIKRMFSPEFRNRLDATISFKALDNEVILRVVDKFLMQLEAQLHEKKVEAHFTDELKAWLAGEGFDPMMGARPMARLIQDTIRSALADELLFGRLANGGKVTIDLDADGKVKLVFDQMEAATA from the coding sequence ATGATCGCGCAGGAACTTGAAGTCAGTCTGCACATGGCCTTTGTCGAGGCGCGACAGAAGCGGCACGAGTTCATCACTGTTGAACATCTGCTGCTGGCGCTGCTCGACAATCCGTCGGCCGCCGAAGTCTTGCGCGCGTGCGCCGCAAACGTCGATGAACTACGGCGGGAATTGACGACTTTCATCAACGAACACACTCCGAGGGTCGAAGGCGCGGACGAGATCGATACGCAGCCGACGCTCGGATTCCAGCGCGTCATCCAGCGCGCGATACTGCACGTCCAGTCGTCGGGCAAAAAGGAAGTCACCGGCGCGAACGTCCTGGTCGCCATTTTCGGCGAGAAGGATTCGCACGCTGTGTACTTCCTCCAGCGGCAGAATATTTCGCGACTGGACGTCGTCAACTTCATTTCGCACGGCATTGCGAAGGCGCCCCAGCAAGGTGCGAATGCACCGGGACGCAACGAGTCCGAACAAGGCGAGCAGGAGACGGAAACGGCACAACCGGGCGGCGCACTCGAGAATTACACGCAAAATCTCAACCAGCAGGCACTGGTCGGCAAGATCGACCCCCTGATCGGACGCGACCGGGAGCTCGAGCGCGTCATCCAGACGCTATGCCGCCGGCGCAAGAACAACCCCTTGCTGGTCGGCGAAGCGGGTGTCGGCAAGACTGCGATTGCGGAAGGCCTGGCGCGGCGGATCATCGAAGGGCGGATTCCCGAGATCCTCGAGGGGGCTCAGGTGTATGCGCTCGACATGGGTGCGTTGCTGGCGGGCACGAAGTATCGGGGCGACTTCGAGCAGCGGCTGAAAGCCGTGCTCAAGCAGCTGCGCGAAACCCAGAACGCGATTCTCTTCATCGACGAGATTCATACGCTCATCGGTGCAGGGGCGGCATCGGGCGGCACGCTCGACGCGTCGAACCTGCTCAAGCCGGCGCTGTCGTCCGGGCAGTTGAAGTGCATCGGCGCGACGACCTATTCGGAGTTCCGCCAGATCTTCGAGAAAGACCACGCGCTGTCACGGCGCTTCCAGAAAGTCGATGTTTCAGAGCCATCGGTAGCGGAAACGGTCGAGATCCTGAAGGGCCTCAAGAGCCGTTTCGAGGAACATCACAACGTCAAGTATTCGGCGGCGGCGCTGTCCTCTGCGGCAGAACTTTCGGCGCGCTACATCAACGATCGTCACCTGCCGGACAAAGCGATCGACGTCATCGATGAAGCGGGCGCGGCCCAGCGGATCCTGCCGAAATCGAAGCAGCGCAAGCTGATCGGCAAGGGCGAAATCGAGGATATCGTCGCGAAGATCGCACGGATACCGCCGCGCAGCGTGTCGAACGACGACAAGACTGCGCTGATGAACCTCGAGCGCGACCTGAAGAACGTCGTGTTCGGCCAGGAAGCGGCCATCAACGCGCTGGCCAAGGCGATCAAGATGTCGCGCTCCGGCCTGGGCAATCCGGCGAAACCGATCGGCAGCTTCCTGTTCTCCGGTCCGACCGGCGTCGGCAAGACGGAAGTCGCGCGACAACTGGCGTTCACGATGGGCATCGAACTGGTGCGCTTCGACATGTCCGAATACATGGAACGCCACGCGGTCAGCCGCCTGATCGGCGCGCCGCCGGGGTATGTCGGGTTCGACCAGGGCGGGCTGCTCACCGAGGCGATCACGAAGAAGCCGCACTGCGTGCTGCTGCTCGATGAAATCGAGAAGGCGCATCCGGACATCTACAACATTCTCCTGCAGGTGATGGATCACGGCACACTGACGGACAACAACGGCCGCCAGGCGGACTTCCGCAACGTCATCCTGATCATGACGACGAATGCGGGAGCGGAGTCGATGCAGAAAGCGGTGATCGGTTTTTCGGCCAAGCGCGAAGCGGGCGACGAGATGGCGGACATCAAGCGCATGTTCTCGCCGGAATTCCGCAACCGGCTCGATGCGACGATCTCGTTCAAGGCGCTCGACAACGAAGTCATCCTGCGCGTTGTCGACAAGTTCCTGATGCAGCTCGAGGCGCAGTTGCACGAGAAGAAGGTCGAGGCCCATTTCACCGACGAGTTGAAGGCATGGCTGGCCGGCGAAGGCTTCGATCCGATGATGGGTGCGCGCCCGATGGCCCGCTTGATCCAGGACACGATCCGGTCTGCACTGGCCGACGAGTTGCTGTTCGGCCGGCTGGCGAACGGCGGCAAGGTGACCATCGATCTGGATGCGGACGGGAAGGTCAAGCTGGTTTTCGACCAGATGGAGGCGGCTACGGCCTGA
- a CDS encoding Spy/CpxP family protein refolding chaperone, producing the protein MKTWIKTAVAAAVAATVGFAAPVALAGGGGGWHGMHGGMHGMKHRMDPEAMSARADQRLAKLQEALALRPEQRPAWEAFSAAMRSRAEKAAEQMQSMRAGELPKTALERMERMETFAERRLESMREMHAAAVKLYDVLDAPQKKTFDEQFHVGGPRQRRDGQQRQGRMERSPAPTPAS; encoded by the coding sequence ATGAAAACCTGGATCAAGACCGCAGTTGCCGCCGCTGTCGCAGCGACCGTGGGTTTCGCCGCCCCCGTCGCCCTTGCCGGAGGCGGCGGTGGCTGGCATGGAATGCACGGAGGCATGCACGGCATGAAGCATCGCATGGATCCCGAAGCGATGAGTGCACGCGCGGACCAGCGTCTGGCCAAACTGCAGGAAGCCCTCGCGCTCCGGCCGGAGCAGCGCCCGGCGTGGGAGGCGTTCAGCGCCGCGATGCGCAGCAGGGCGGAGAAGGCCGCCGAGCAGATGCAGTCGATGCGAGCCGGAGAACTGCCCAAGACCGCGCTCGAACGGATGGAGCGCATGGAGACGTTCGCCGAAAGACGGCTCGAATCGATGCGCGAAATGCACGCCGCCGCCGTGAAGCTTTATGACGTGCTCGACGCGCCGCAGAAGAAGACCTTCGACGAGCAGTTTCATGTCGGCGGGCCTCGCCAGCGGCGCGACGGGCAACAACGGCAGGGGCGCATGGAGCGTTCCCCGGCGCCGACCCCCGCGTCGTGA
- the rraA gene encoding ribonuclease E activity regulator RraA, with translation MEFQTADLCDAHESRVKVVSPMFRSYGGRGAFCGQITTLKVFEDNSLVRTALEGPGQGKVLVVDGGGSMRCALVGDQLALLGVKNQWAGVIVYGCIRDSKAIGTMELGLFALGTHPLKSIKKGVGDPDIAVTFGSVTFTPGHFVYADEDGIVVSESSLL, from the coding sequence ATGGAATTCCAGACCGCCGATCTGTGTGATGCCCACGAAAGCCGCGTGAAAGTCGTCAGCCCGATGTTCCGGAGCTACGGCGGACGCGGTGCTTTTTGCGGTCAGATCACGACGCTCAAGGTGTTCGAGGACAACTCCCTGGTGCGCACCGCACTCGAAGGGCCGGGCCAGGGCAAAGTGCTCGTCGTCGATGGCGGCGGCTCGATGCGATGCGCGCTCGTCGGCGACCAGCTGGCGCTGCTCGGCGTGAAGAATCAATGGGCCGGGGTCATCGTGTATGGCTGCATCCGCGACTCGAAGGCGATCGGCACGATGGAACTGGGGTTGTTCGCACTCGGCACCCATCCGCTCAAGAGCATCAAGAAAGGCGTCGGAGACCCTGACATCGCCGTGACGTTCGGCAGCGTGACCTTCACACCGGGACATTTTGTGTACGCCGACGAGGATGGCATTGTCGTTTCGGAATCGTCGCTGCTCTGA